A genomic segment from Propionibacteriaceae bacterium ZF39 encodes:
- a CDS encoding urea carboxylase-associated family protein translates to MTDPRRPRTPRPQTEFREYAGSCDSPAPGWLRLAPQTGALVRLDRGQVLEIVDPCGEQVSDLYAVMAADLEECFSAGRTVDYNNTLYPSTGDKLWSNRSTVMATIVEDSVGIHDVTLTPCSQATFDILYPEFAGAPHPSCFANLCGALEPVGVSPDRIGTTLNIFMDVWTDPEGELHIDPPPTRPGDLFAIRAEADLLVGLTACSAEKSNNGHCTPIDYRVLG, encoded by the coding sequence ATGACTGATCCGCGCCGACCCCGGACGCCGCGTCCGCAGACCGAATTCCGCGAGTACGCCGGGTCGTGCGATTCTCCGGCACCCGGTTGGCTGCGGCTGGCGCCCCAAACGGGGGCACTGGTTCGGCTCGACCGCGGTCAGGTCCTCGAAATCGTCGATCCGTGCGGGGAGCAGGTGAGTGATCTGTACGCGGTCATGGCCGCCGACCTCGAGGAGTGCTTCTCGGCCGGCCGCACCGTGGACTACAACAACACGCTCTATCCGTCGACCGGCGACAAGCTGTGGAGCAACCGCAGCACGGTGATGGCCACCATCGTCGAGGACTCCGTCGGCATCCACGACGTGACACTGACGCCGTGCAGCCAGGCGACGTTCGACATCCTCTATCCCGAGTTCGCCGGTGCCCCGCATCCGAGCTGCTTCGCCAATCTGTGCGGAGCCCTGGAACCCGTCGGGGTCTCACCCGATCGCATCGGCACGACGCTCAACATCTTCATGGACGTCTGGACCGACCCCGAGGGCGAACTCCACATCGATCCCCCGCCGACCCGGCCCGGCGATCTGTTCGCGATTCGCGCCGAGGCCGACCTGCTGGTGGGCCTCACGGCCTGTTCTGCCGAGAAGTCCAACAACGGCCATTGCACGCCGATCGACTACCGCGTGCTCGGTTAG
- the rpe gene encoding ribulose-phosphate 3-epimerase → MGMRIHPSLLSADFANFQRDIESIPSADGLHLDVMDYHFVPNLTFGLPVVEAIRKVTDHHIDMHLMIDDPDRWAPAYAEAGCESVTFHVEACKAPVRLARELRKLGARASMGLKPQTDIAPFEDILPELDMILLMTVEPGFGGQKFLDIMLPKVRRTRELVKKSGLDIWIQVDGGVSESTIDQCIEAGADTFVAGSAVFSADDPDGMIRTLRERAEELSAHCH, encoded by the coding sequence GTGGGAATGCGCATCCATCCGAGTCTCCTGTCCGCCGACTTCGCGAACTTCCAACGCGATATCGAGAGCATCCCGTCGGCCGACGGCCTGCACCTGGACGTGATGGACTATCACTTCGTGCCGAACCTCACGTTCGGCCTGCCGGTCGTCGAGGCGATCCGCAAGGTCACCGACCATCACATCGACATGCACCTGATGATCGATGACCCGGACCGGTGGGCACCGGCGTATGCGGAGGCCGGCTGTGAGTCGGTGACCTTCCACGTCGAGGCCTGCAAGGCCCCGGTGCGGCTGGCGCGGGAGCTGCGGAAGCTCGGTGCGCGGGCCTCGATGGGCCTGAAGCCGCAGACCGATATCGCGCCGTTCGAAGACATCCTGCCCGAACTCGACATGATCCTGCTCATGACCGTCGAGCCCGGATTCGGTGGCCAGAAGTTCCTGGACATCATGCTGCCGAAGGTTCGGCGTACGCGGGAACTGGTCAAGAAGTCCGGCCTCGACATCTGGATCCAGGTCGACGGGGGAGTGTCCGAGTCGACGATCGACCAGTGCATCGAGGCAGGGGCGGACACCTTCGTGGCCGGTTCGGCCGTGTTCAGCGCGGACGATCCGGACGGGATGATCCGGACGCTCCGCGAGCGCGCCGAGGAGCTCTCGGCGCACTGTCACTGA